The stretch of DNA TGTAAAAAGAGAATCAAAATATGAAACGCACTACACGTGACAATATTGTATGTATTTGACAATGCGTTaaaaaaaataatcgactaatgTGAAAATTATTGCCATTGAACTTAAATAGTGGTTGAATATAAAaatgttattttttttaattttaataatattattactcgctacataattatttttatttttatgtttgtataactttaaaataaataaatgaatatgTAATTTTTAGGTAGTACGATTTTTGAGAAATTAAGTTTAACAATTATCAaaagaaaaatataatgttttcaACCCAGCATTTCATCATTTAAAATCAGTTTAAAAAATTAATATGAAAAACCTTAATCAAGTCATTAACACGTTCAATTACGAAAATTTCAATTAgaatgtcaattttaattataaaatatgaaatttAGATGTGATTTGTAACGGTTACATCACTCTTGGAATTTTTAACTCATGAAATAGTTAATGTACACATTTAGTTTAATATAGATAAAATGACATTTTTGTAAGaaattttagttaattaaatttatGTATAATATGGAAAGGTTAGTTTagtactgtaatactacggattttcttaagtgactactcgaccgagtagagcctactcggccgagtagtgctgttggtaTGGTgtgtttcggttctgccgaggaatactcggccgagtatagtggatactcgaccgagtcgaggatactcggccgagtatacactttactcgaccgagtatccggtctggcgaagcgtattttgacggtttgattaggaaatgtttaaggttatttttatatcccgcgtcagtttctaaaaccttatttcaaacttcatcatttctatgtttaccctaatcactccctaatcacttcctaatcattcctTAGCATCGTGGTGTGTGCGATCTTCGTGGTTCTTGTGTATAATtgctcattctactgttggtaagttctatctctatgttatttgtattctttggggttactgtatatatatatggaattgggaatatgggggattgtgcaatgtgtaatggtgttatgtgattattgtataggagaaaaCTTTGTAGAGGAGGCTTTCTGATTGTCCGAGTttcattctactgttgattgctaaggtagggtttccctactcaggttactgttcattgttaagacatgtttgttttgtaaatattgttatctgctgatcatcggagtataggtGTTGTGGTGATCGACGGTGTTGATGTGGAgatgttgtgacggctgtgatgttgtgtgattgtgattgtggtggagtcacttgcgggagtggcttcacaccctagttcgccctccgtggaacccgccacgagaggggatgtgcacattaagggacatggattgttagtcgctcgttgatgagctggactaggtgggagcggctgcggtcacccactggcggcgaggattacctgttgcgatgggtaatctggcagggctacacactttggtgtgtagtcggttactgtgtgagatcgggagactggggttggaggatgatcagctagtTATCTCGTTTgtctgtcttatattgattgagtaatactgaccccgttgttgtttgtggaatttgcggtgatccattcggggatggtgagcaggcttgacaggtattactagtggtgagcttggggcagtcatgggagcgttgtcatcaccagtcatagcatcactgtcCGAATCTTAGTTTTGATTTCAGTAGTTGTCAGACATTGAAGTTGTATTTgttgaatcagtttttggattttggtggatgtaaactttaaccctttatggcatttaataaatgtgctcagttcagacgcttttgatatgtattaacctcgggaaaccgagatggtaacacactttcatggtagggtggtcctagtaaggcacattggtatgagggggtgttacaagtacTTTTAAACGCGTGTGAGGTGACATCATAATATCCTAGAAAATGTAGAATTCTTGTCAATTAGGCCATCAACATGccttttaatattatttttaaggatgtgctaaatcccgcacatttATCCCCGTCATACCGAGTGTGCCTCTCTCATTTTCAACCCtaaacaagagagagagagagagagagagagagagagagagagagagagaatggggaaaaaaatatgaaaaacagAAATAAACCACAACAGCCAGCGCCGCCGGCCAACTCCTTCCCCACCACCCTCCCAGCACCGCCGACCACCCCTCCACAACCTCATCCTCGCACCGACCTTCCCTCCACAGGCCGACCCTCGTTGACCACCCTTCCTTGCTACCATCGCCGCGTCGACAACCCCCTTTCCGCACATACAACCTCCAGCAACCATACTCGGCGACACATGCCTGACACTAACACTCGCCGCCGCCCCTCCGACCATCCTAATCCGGCCAGACGACCCCACAACCACCCCTTCAACAACCCAATTACTCAATCGAACCCTAATTGTTGACAAAACAGCGCGGAGGAAGGGATGAAGGTGGTCGACGGTTTATGACGATTCTAACTCGAGATGTGTGGTCCATAGCGCAGGGTGGTCGTGGAGGTTGAGAGATAGGTGGTCGGGGCTGGGGGATGGGTGGTCGAGGATGGTGAGGACTTGGagggtttttgtttattttttattttatttttaatttcttttataAGAAGGGTAATAACGGAATAATAGTGTAAAATGTGTAGAATTAAGTAAAATAGTGTGCGGAATTTAACAATTACGTATTATCGATGGAACTTAATTTACGAGTTTTATTATTAAAAAGCGTTCTTGCTTAGAGATTGAATCAAAATAAGTTTTTTCATAGAATTTGTTACTTTGATTTTCAATTCAATTTAGTTAGTGAACTAGCAGATTGAATTAACTAGCTAGCTTCTTTATAATAAGAGGTATGAAAGGGGGTGTAGGTTAATTATTtgtaactagtatagatcccgcgcaatacAAGCGCGTTATAAATAGAGTTTTTATTTTCAGGAGTATTATTTATACATTTAAAATATATAGGTACCTtattaatatttatatttttCACTCCATTGTagtttgatatgaaacaaaaaaaattgcaaTGGAAAACTAATCAAAGAGAATTGTAAAGTTATGAAATGtgtatttttatgaaaatatttttattttaCCATAAAACTAagaatcattttataaattttatccaactattttaatgatttttttccaCACGAAACTAATAGTAAGAATGTGTCAAATTCTCTAAAGTTATAATTATTGCATTAACGAAAATTACCAAATTATATTTTATTGTTTAACgccaattttattttattaaacaaaattataattttgaATTTAAGCAAAAGATTATAGTTAattataagattatattttaatgaaaaaataatagTTTAATGAAAGAAAGTTTTACTTATTTCCTTAGTTAGATAAATGCATTTTGGAGGGTaaattaagagaatttttattctcttagtagtaggggaatTCTGAAAAAGGTACTAAATAAATAATCGAGCAATAGTAGATGTAGTTCTCTAGTTGATTGGTTGTAAGATCGAACCACTTCACAAATATGTTGTGCCAAttctctttattgttttatttttcattttgtttattttattttgtgtAGTAATATATAAAACTTAAATTTAATtcataaattaaagaaaaacgcTATATACATAATTCACTCCCCTTCTTAACTATATTTATCGGATCCATAGAATTTTCAAGCAGTCTATTAAGGGTAAATAGGGTTTTTCACATTTTTCTTATTCGGGAAATTTGCTGAGTAATATCTGCAAGGAAATAGAGGCTTTCTCCACCCATAATAATCTTCCAAGTCGTTTGACTTGTATAGTTTTCTTTTGATTCAATTGTTCTCCAATTATATtcatactagttttaaacccgtacaatattgcacgggtatgtatttaggacggtatgaatattttatttttacatttttattgtaattatctaatagTTCTATATCAGTGATCTACATGTTTAATGTAGATCAGTGATGTAACTGGAAAAGAACATTCTCGACGTTTGTTGAAGAGTAAATTTACTCGGtagcctatcattgtcacctaccattttCGATGTGCGCGGCTAGTAATTAAGTTGTCGAGTTTTTAACtgtaagtaaatactccgtcatgattttttttttcaaatatatcgtactatctagttttaaaaaattatgcttgtaatttattcgcattatatgtaattcaatcccataattaaatataaatccttctcgtaattatgtaattttattgttattcaattttttttgtaaaattatgtaaattttataatttgtaattagtttcatttattccgatttgtaattcataccGCTTATAtgtcattaatttcatttattcggaatgtataaaattatttcatagtatttgttctaagacggaatttgtcgcatgtttgtattgACGGAATTCTGAAAAAATAAATactttgcacactaacgggtcccaccataacatgaattttccaaaaaaaaaaaggttgtattaatgacgtggcacgtcctggattgagtattgtcttctgaattaataaatataagattttttcattcaaaaaaaaaatattatcatatttttcttttttattataTTCACTTATTTACGATCAAAGTCACTAAATTCCGACCTCAAAAATCAAACTAGGAAGATAAACAAGGTAGCAATGGAGGGAGTTTTGATTTTCACAAACTTTATATTAAGTGTAATTCGTTAAAAAAAAATGGTACATAAAAAGTAGTACTCACTCCGTCCCGGTTAATTATTGATGTCCtttagttttggcacaaagatcaaagAAAGAACATAgaatcaattactaaatgacaaatagaccaaattgagtgtaaatgatcaaattgaccatcaaattcattcttaaatagaaatgacaacaattgactaacacatccaaaaataaaataggacaacaaataatAACGAGCGAGTTGGTACGATATTATTAACTGATTAACTCGTATCCAATATTAACTATATTAGCTAGACTAGTTGATATCTACCTGGTTACGAGTTAGTGCGACGTGAATTCTTCCGAAATTCAGCGACTTTAATTATAGCAAAGAAGATGACACGATATATCAACACCATGCCTAACAAGATGGCAAGATAAACCCATTTAGAAAAGTCTATTCTTATTTGCAACACATCCGTCAATACATCTTCACCCGTAATAATCTGGCGAGCTCCATTTTGGTAACGGTAAAAAACGAGACCTTCAAACTCATTACGGTAAAATCCTTGATTAGCATAAGTACCAAAGTCGATATAATGCAACGGATATTTCCAAATTGGTTTAGGAATGTCGTTAGGTAGACGTAGAAAGCCACTATTAAGCATCATAATGCCTAGGATTCCGGCACCAGTTATGATACCCATCAGGAAATCAGGGACGAGACTCGCAACGATCATCATTAGGCTCTCGACAACTGTAATTCCGGAGAAAAGAAGCAATGCGAAGTAGATGTAGTGATCGAATTCTCGTCTGAGGCCTGAGATGTAATAAGCCATTGCCCCGGGAATGACGGAGATGATGAACAAGTAGGGAAGGGATGATAATGTGTTGCTTATCACGAATGCGGCGACTCCGTAATGTCCGTTTAGTCTTTCCCGTCCAAATATCTGTCAGTTTATGTACAAGGTTAATTCATCGGACCTCGTTGCGTCTAGGGATGATAATGAATTCATGGATTTAATTAAATTGTTCCATTTTGCTTAATAATTGTTGTATTATACATATACTTGATATACCAGAGTTGGTTGGTATAAGTGGTAAGGGCTCTCAAAAACACGTGGTCAGGAGTTTGATTTCTGACTGTTGCTGACAAAAAAATGCTTACTTTCATGTCCTCCACGAATGAAGGGAATCCTCCAATTGACATGAAAGTCAAAAATCCTCCAACGAATGCTAGAAACGCGGCTCTTGCCTGTCAACAATagtacaacaacaacattaccataGTGCCTTAAGGACTCACGCATATAGCAGATAATGTGAGTCGGATATACGTAGCCTCAGCACAAAGACGGTACGAGCAATGATTAAAGAGTGAAATGGATGACCTGAATGGAATCGTAAGAGGTGTCGAGATGATGGAAAATGGTGCCAAGGCATATCGAAACTCCAACATGAACAACTAGTCGAAGTTTATAATACCCTGGATCTCTATACATGTTAACAAATGACCTCCTTGTTAGTACTAGTGTTTGTGTCACAAACTTAGCTTGGCTTCCTCTCTCTAGCTCCTGCCCTTCCTACATTTGCACCATAACATCATGAAGATATTAGATTCATGATTTTCTACATGTTGGAATTGTAAGAAATTCTTGATAGAATTACGACCCCTTCTGGTCTAGACTAGGCGATATCTCTCTCTCGCTCTGCCAGCATTGAGTTTACATGAAACAGaacaaattaatataataatgaaCAAAGAAAGGCTTCTTCTAGGAATTCTATATCTCACATGGCAGTGCATCATGGACACTCGAGTTTGAACTTGCTGGTATACTTCCGATGACTTGTAAGACTCGGCAAGAAAGTTTATCGCCTTCTCAGTTTTCAGCTTCTCTTCAGTTCTCTGTTAAAATGACAAAATGATGTTAATATAGAACATACACAAGCCACCTTAGGTCTTAATTGTGGAGTAATTCATAAGAAATATATTTCAAGGTAAATATAAAACCGACTTTAACCCTTCAGCTTAAACTTTTGATTAAGATATCAGATATTAAGAGACGAAGGTGCTTACTAACTCAAAATCTTTATTGATTGTTGCAAGGTAATGATCTGATGGGTTTCTCATACTTGGACATGGAAAACCATTGGAGGCGAAGAACTGCGAGAATCAATCCAAGTTAGACATTGTAATCGATTCCATCATACCGATTATTGTAAGATGAAATACTGCTGTAAATACCAACATATAAAATATC from Silene latifolia isolate original U9 population chromosome 10, ASM4854445v1, whole genome shotgun sequence encodes:
- the LOC141607179 gene encoding ABC transporter G family member 1-like produces the protein MLAWKDVWVKVHGGRRGTSATRPAILEGISGYAESGQVLAVMAPSGSGKSTLLDALAGRLGSNMRRTGDILINGRKQVLAFGTSAYVTQDDSLMTTLTIKEAVYYSALLQLPDAMPKAEKLDRAEMAIKMMGLQDYVDTTIGGRTTTGISGGQRRRVSICMEILTRPRLLFLDEPTSGLDSAASYHVMSYLVALAREEQTTVVASIHQPSGNVFDLFDNLCLLSSGKLVYFGLAPDAITFFASNGFPCPSMRNPSDHYLATINKDFELRTEEKLKTEKAINFLAESYKSSEVYQQVQTRVSMMHCHEGQELERGSQAKFVTQTLVLTRRSFVNMYRDPGYYKLRLVVHVGVSICLGTIFHHLDTSYDSIQARAAFLAFVGGFLTFMSIGGFPSFVEDMKIFGRERLNGHYGVAAFVISNTLSSLPYLFIISVIPGAMAYYISGLRREFDHYIYFALLLFSGITVVESLMMIVASLVPDFLMGIITGAGILGIMMLNSGFLRLPNDIPKPIWKYPLHYIDFGTYANQGFYRNEFEGLVFYRYQNGARQIITGEDVLTDVLQIRIDFSKWVYLAILLGMVLIYRVIFFAIIKVAEFRKNSRRTNS